The genome window GAAGAAGCAATTACCAGAAAAATGGGAGAGGGGACGCTGCATAAGGTCCTGAGTTATGATGACAATTTAATGGTCTGCGAGCTGACCTTTGAGGCCGGAGCAACCGGCAAAGAGCATTCACATCCGCATACCCAGATTACTTATGTGATTTCAGGTGAGCATTCCTTTATTATTGATGGAGAAACCACGGTCTTAAAGGCGGGCGATTCGATTTATATTCCGTCGGGAGCGATGCATAATGCCACTTG of Lachnospiraceae bacterium oral taxon 500 contains these proteins:
- a CDS encoding cupin domain-containing protein — translated: MGEGTLHKVLSYDDNLMVCELTFEAGATGKEHSHPHTQITYVISGEHSFIIDGETTVLKAGDSIYIPSGAMHNATCIKPGKIVDIFSPKRDDFLL